TCGCGCAAGTACAGTCGGCCATCGGCCACGACCGGATGCGGCCAACTCGGGGCTTCACTGCGCTCAGGCTGCTCGAAGCGGCCGTGCAATTCGAAGCCGTCGGGTTTCGCGGCCACCAGGCTGACCAGCCCCGCTTCGCTGCGACAATAGAGCAGGCCATCGACGCATACGATCGAGCTTTTGCCTGCCGTGCGGTCGGCCCACTTCACGTCCCCCGTGGCCAGGTCGAGACAAGTCAGCACCCCGGGATCGTCGCTGCCGTAAAGATAACCATCGACGACGACGTAGCCGCCGTGGTGGTTCTTCATTTTCTTCGTGAAATACGCTTCCTTCGCTTCGAACTTGCCGTTGCTCTCTGTCACTTCGACCATTCCGCCCCCTGTGCCATAGCCGCTGGCAGCGAAGACCTTATTTCCGACGCACACCGCTGTCGAGATATTCGCCGTGCCATTGGCCGGCGCGTCGTATCGCCACAGGAACGTGCCGTCCTTGGCGTCTACCCCGATGACTCCCTTGGCCGTGAACTGAATGTATTGCTTCACTCCGCCGATGTCGGCCTTGATGATCGACGAGTAGTGCGCCGGGTCGCCCACCTTCGAGGTCCATACGGTTTCTCCCGTGCGCTTGTCGAGCGCCGCGATCGTAGCGTCGTTACCGCCGGGCGTGCATAGCACCCACGGGCCATCGACCAAAACTGACTCGCTATATCCCCAATTGGGAATCACCCCGCCGAACTCGCTGACTAGACTGCGCCGCCAGACGCCGGCGCCGGTCTTGGCGTTCAAGCACAGCAGGTCGCCATTGATGCCCAGGACGTAGACGTTTTCGCCATCGACCGTCGGCGTGGAGCGTGGACCGGGATAACCGGCCCCTTCGTGGCGCACCGGACCGAGCGTGGCCGACCACAGTTCCTTGCCATTGTCTCGCGCGCTGAGAGCCAGGATCACTTCCTGCCCTTCGCGGTTCCCCATCAGAAACACCCGGCCATCGGCCAGGGCCGGCGTCGAGAAGCCGATGCCCATGCCGGAAACTTGCCAGGCGAGCTTCGGTCCACCTTCGGGCCAGTCGGTCAGAAGTCCCCGTTCGCGCGACACGCCCGTTCGTTGCTCGCCGCGCCAGGCCGGCCAATCATTGGCGACGCGTGGCACAGGCGCCGCGCCAATTTGCGTGCAAGCAATCAGGATTGCGAACATGACGAAGCGCTTCATCGTGAGGCCGTTCCTAAGGAAAGATTTCGTAACCGGCGGGGAACACCACGATGACAACAAGGTCGTCAATCGTGGTCTGATCTTATGGAGGCAGGCGTGCAACTGGTGCGGCGGGAGTTTCGGCGGATTCCGGGCTAAAGCTACTTCGGAATCTCGCCTTGTTTGCACCTATTGTGCATACCCGATTGCCCAAGGCAAGCACTGTGCTAACGGCCGCGAAGACCACCCTAGTGCAGCATCTTGGCCATGTACCGCTGAAAATCAGCCTCTAGCGCCGTGATGTCGCCAAAAGCGGCCGTGAATTGCGCCAGCCGTTCGCTGGGATCATCCCAGATCAGCCGCTTCTTCGCGGCCAGCACTTGCAGAAATGCCCGATATTGCTTGGGGCGCTGGTGGATCAGGAAATAGTTTAGGGCCCACGCCTCGGCGTAGGCGTCAAGCGCTTTCGAGGTATCGCGAAAACGTGCGTCGTCCGCAATCAATGTTTTCAGACTGTCGGGAGGCCGGCGCTCGGCATACTCGGCAAACGCCGCCAGGCGCGATTGGTTGATCGAACCAATATTGCGCGATCCCTTCGGCTTGGAGAGGTCCGGAGACTCGAAATAGACCG
This window of the Pirellulales bacterium genome carries:
- a CDS encoding PQQ-binding-like beta-propeller repeat protein, with amino-acid sequence MKRFVMFAILIACTQIGAAPVPRVANDWPAWRGEQRTGVSRERGLLTDWPEGGPKLAWQVSGMGIGFSTPALADGRVFLMGNREGQEVILALSARDNGKELWSATLGPVRHEGAGYPGPRSTPTVDGENVYVLGINGDLLCLNAKTGAGVWRRSLVSEFGGVIPNWGYSESVLVDGPWVLCTPGGNDATIAALDKRTGETVWTSKVGDPAHYSSIIKADIGGVKQYIQFTAKGVIGVDAKDGTFLWRYDAPANGTANISTAVCVGNKVFAASGYGTGGGMVEVTESNGKFEAKEAYFTKKMKNHHGGYVVVDGYLYGSDDPGVLTCLDLATGDVKWADRTAGKSSIVCVDGLLYCRSEAGLVSLVAAKPDGFELHGRFEQPERSEAPSWPHPVVADGRLYLRDQDKLLVYDVRK
- a CDS encoding DUF1570 domain-containing protein, translating into AQAELGEAASSIIGYYSLATNRMTMYDLTGIESLRAPGDRRGSPAQINLMLSRPDAERTVATVIHEATHQIAYNCGLQTRYADIPLWISEGIAVYFESPDLSKPKGSRNIGSINQSRLAAFAEYAERRPPDSLKTLIADDARFRDTSKALDAYAEAWALNYFLIHQRPKQYRAFLQVLAAKKRLIWDDPSERLAQFTAAFGDITALEADFQRYMAKMLH